The Hippea jasoniae genome includes the window GAATTCTCTATGAGTGTTAAAAAACAGGAGTTTCCCGCTTATGATCCGCGAGCCATTAAAGGAATCGGGCTTGAATATGCCACAAGCAACAGAGGAGCCTGCCATGTGAGGGGCTATACAATCGGAGCTGAGGTTTTTGGAAAAATGGATAAAAATAGCTATGAAGGCAAGGCAAAATTGACAAAAACACTGCAGGATATGACAGCTGCACTGGACTCAACAGGTATCTGTTTATTTACAACCTTTGGATTGAAGCCAAAACATATAGCAGAGCTTTTTGAAGCAGCAACGGGTATTTCATGCGATGAAAAAGAGTTTTTGAAAAAAGGCGAGAGGATATGGAATCTTGAGAGGCTTTTTAATATAAAGGCAGGTTTTAATAAAGAGGATGATAATCTACCAGAAAGAATGTATAAAGAGCCAATAAAAACAGGACCGTCAAAAGGAGAGGTGGCTGATCTAACTGAAGTGATTAAAGAGTATTACAAACTGAGGGGCTGGGATGAAGATGGCAGACCAACATCAGAAAAACTAAAAGAGCTGAACCTTGAGGAATTTGCATGATAGCGATTATCGGCGGCAGTATAGCAGCATATGTTGCCTACAAAACAATAAAAAAAATAGATAGAAAAGCAGAGGTAAAGATCTTTTCAGATGAGTTACAGAAACCATACTCCAAGATGCTCCTACCCTATATGGTAAAAGAAAACATTAAAAGCGATGCATTCTTTGATATACCAGATAAAGATATAGTTTTGAATACAAAAGTTTTAGCTATCGACTCAAAACAGAGGGTCTTTTTTACCTCCACAAAGAAAATGTTTTATTTTTCAAAGCTGTTGATTGCAACAGGTGCAACGCCAAAAGTAGTGCATTTTAGCGGTGAATTTGACAAAGAAAAGATTATCACAATAAGAAAGCTTAAAGATATTGAAGTCATAAGAAATTTAATAAAACTCAATAGGCTTAAGAGTGTTACAATAGTTGGTGGTGGTCTTGTTGGTATTGAGATGGCAGATGCATTAATCAAACAGGGTGTTGTTGTAAATTTAGTGGTAAGCTCAAACAGGCTCCTTTCTTCAATTCTGTCAAAAACCGCATCAGATTGGCTTGAGAAACATATTCTTTGCAACATAGGGGGCTTGAAAATTTTTAAAGAAAACGATGTTGAGATTATTGAGGATAAAAATAACAGGCTATTTATAAAGCTAAAAGACAACACCGATTTAGAAAGTGATTTAATTATTGTTGCAAAGGGTGTAAAACCCAATACAGAGTTAGTTGACGATGTCATAAAAACAAATGAAGGCATAGTTGTTGATGATTATTTAATGACAACCGCTGATGGTATTTTTGCAGCAGGCGATGTTGTTGAATCTTACGATTTGGTTGAGCAAAAACCCATTCTGCATGCTATATGGCCTGTTGCAATTACTCAGGCAGAAATAGTAGCAAAAAACATTATGGGTAAACATATCAAGTATCAACCAGAAATATCTCGAAATGTGGTGCCTGTTTTTGGCATAAATATATTCTCAGCAGGCAAGACCACCGATGAATCATTATTGGCTAAAACTTACAGCATTGGCAGCTTTACACAAATGTTTGTCGATAATAATAAAATCTGCGGTATTACAACAATTGATACAAATATAGATGTTGCCCATTATTTAAATAAAATTAAATATAATTGGGAGACGGTTTATGAGTATTGAGTTGTTTTTGATAGGTTTTGTTGCAGCTTTAACTCCGGGGCCTGATATTCTTTTAATTGTCCAGACAACGCTTAATCATACCTTTAAAGAGGGTTTTAAGGTTTTAGCCGGCGTATTAAGCGGCAATGCCATAGTTATTTCTATTCTGTTTGTTGGTTTTAGCTGGCTTGGAAAAAGCAGTTATTTTCAGTGTGGTATAGCCATAGTAGGTGGGGTTTATCTTATGTATATAGCTTATGAGATTTTCAAGCACAGAAAAGATGAAATCCATATAAAAAACATAAACGCAAAAACCCATTACCTGCGAGGGCTATACATGAATCTATCAAATCCCAAAGCGTTGATATTCTTCAGCGCTATTATTACACCGTTTGTTGATAAACATTCTCTTATTGCAAGCCTGTTTTCGTTATTCTGCGGTATCATTCTTGCATTTTCAACAGCAATTTTGATTACAGAAATTGCAAGAAAAAACCTCCTTACACCGAAGTTTACACTGTTTATCAATACATTTTCCTCTATTTTGTTTTTTATTTTTTCCCTTGAGCTGTTTTATTACGGATACACAAAGGCTGTGGAGATTTTTTTATAGATTAAGTAGCTTTGAGATGGCAAACTGTTTGGCTATACGGCCGTTTCTGGCAGACTTAGAAATTGCATAGCCTTCTGCTTCTTTTTCCCATTCATCATAAAGTCCAACGCCGTATTTGATAAGGTAACTTTTTACGATTTTTAGATATGTGTTTTTATCGGGCAGATCAAACCTCACAATCAAACCAAATCTACCAAATAAAGACATCTGCTCATTAACTTCATCTGTTGAGTATATCGAATCTGTGGTTAAAACCTCATCTTTTATAAGATGTCTTTTGTTTGATGTTGCAACAATCATTATATTTTCAGGTTTCTCCTCTATACCCCCTTCTATAATGGATTTAAAGTTTCTAAAACTCTCATCGCGATGGTCAAATGATATATCGTCAAAAAACAGGATAAACCTTCCGTCTCTTTGCAATATTAATTCGTATAGCTCATAGATATAGCCGTAATTTGCATTAAATTGAATGATTTTTAAGTTTCTATCTTTATATTCGTTGACAAAGGCTTTGATTACCGATGATTTGCCACACCCCCTTGCTCCCCACAAAAGCATATCAAGGTATGGCTTTTTTGCAATAAAGGCCTCTATATTTTTTCTTATTAGCTCAATTTGAGTATCTATGCCTATCAGGTCGGTGAGTGTTAAATTTGTGAAGTTGTGAACTTCTTTGAGTTTGCCGTTATAGATAAATGCAAATGCTTTATCGCTCATCGTCGATTATTATGTAATAAAGTTTTTCTGCCCCGTGAACGCCACTAACCAGATTCTTTTCAATATCCGCTGTTTTGCTCTCTGCAGCCAGAAAAATTAGATATTTTCTATCTTGAAACGGCTTATACGCCTCAAACTTATTAGGTTTTATAGAGTTTTTATT containing:
- a CDS encoding DUF815 domain-containing protein; amino-acid sequence: MSDKAFAFIYNGKLKEVHNFTNLTLTDLIGIDTQIELIRKNIEAFIAKKPYLDMLLWGARGCGKSSVIKAFVNEYKDRNLKIIQFNANYGYIYELYELILQRDGRFILFFDDISFDHRDESFRNFKSIIEGGIEEKPENIMIVATSNKRHLIKDEVLTTDSIYSTDEVNEQMSLFGRFGLIVRFDLPDKNTYLKIVKSYLIKYGVGLYDEWEKEAEGYAISKSARNGRIAKQFAISKLLNL
- a CDS encoding LysE family translocator — encoded protein: MSIELFLIGFVAALTPGPDILLIVQTTLNHTFKEGFKVLAGVLSGNAIVISILFVGFSWLGKSSYFQCGIAIVGGVYLMYIAYEIFKHRKDEIHIKNINAKTHYLRGLYMNLSNPKALIFFSAIITPFVDKHSLIASLFSLFCGIILAFSTAILITEIARKNLLTPKFTLFINTFSSILFFIFSLELFYYGYTKAVEIFL
- a CDS encoding NAD(P)/FAD-dependent oxidoreductase, yielding MIAIIGGSIAAYVAYKTIKKIDRKAEVKIFSDELQKPYSKMLLPYMVKENIKSDAFFDIPDKDIVLNTKVLAIDSKQRVFFTSTKKMFYFSKLLIATGATPKVVHFSGEFDKEKIITIRKLKDIEVIRNLIKLNRLKSVTIVGGGLVGIEMADALIKQGVVVNLVVSSNRLLSSILSKTASDWLEKHILCNIGGLKIFKENDVEIIEDKNNRLFIKLKDNTDLESDLIIVAKGVKPNTELVDDVIKTNEGIVVDDYLMTTADGIFAAGDVVESYDLVEQKPILHAIWPVAITQAEIVAKNIMGKHIKYQPEISRNVVPVFGINIFSAGKTTDESLLAKTYSIGSFTQMFVDNNKICGITTIDTNIDVAHYLNKIKYNWETVYEY